Proteins encoded by one window of Microplitis mediator isolate UGA2020A chromosome 1, iyMicMedi2.1, whole genome shotgun sequence:
- the LOC130664435 gene encoding fidgetin-like protein 1, which yields MENIKMSSNQNLNDDSLEKNYLAAYQELKFSKSDKNNFDRDRKCLALKYHTAKKSSEELALRLLSHDIDDYISQMATREVLQSPNTKRTKNVSIPSKITSSEILSLIQPLPCQKDPLQSCKSTLPSERDVENIIGYWNGKKESPRRRKVSQVLKSQDSNSSPYKNYSNSVSNFSNQSPSYSNQAQNYPNQGPVQSRSTSFPSQNNQERDLLKRQEKRSQFDNLYKKYNRRNDDEDDLLPTSQSSNKDTRKLEPFKSGRQINIQQQKANKSKPQGKTLGGKTSVSKPFVSPFNKRDEEEKVERSDSQEDMDCDDERLKNIDPKMIELIRNEIMDSGALVTWNDVAGLEKAKSIIKEAIVLPMLRPDIFTGLRRPPKGILLFGPPGTGKTLIGKCIASQSKSTFFAISSSSLTSKWVGEGEKMVRALFAVARVYQPSVIFIDEIDSLLSQRSDTEHESSRRIKTEFLIHLDGATTGDDDKILLIGATNRPGELDEAARRRFVKRLYVPLPEFEARKQIVNNLLRNERHHLSEEDVETVAEKADHFSGADMTTLCKEASMGPIRSIPFDMMENIRMEDVRGVTIDDFLEAFKRVRPSVAQDDLVHYVKWDKTYGSGTAE from the exons ATGGAGAATATAAAAATGAGTAgcaatcaaaatttgaatgatgattcgctagaaaaaaattacttggcaGCGTATcaggaattgaaattttcaaagtcggataagaataattttgataGGGATCGGAAGTGTTTGGCATTAAAATATCACACCgcaaaaaaaag CTCTGAGGAATTAGCCCTTCGTCTTTTATCACACGATATCGACGACTATATTTCGCAAATGGCCACTCGCGAAGTCCTTCAGTCCCCTAATACAAAACGCACTAAAAACGTCTCAATTCCGTCTAAAATAACTAGTTCCGAAATATTGTCTCTCATCCAACCGCTGCCTTGTCAAAAAGACCCCCTGCAATCCTGTAAATCTACTTTACCCAGCGAACGTGACGTCGAGAATATCATTGGCTACTGGAACGGTAAAAAAGAGTCACCACGTCGTCGCAAAGTATCTCAAGTCTTAAAAAGCCAAGACAGTAACTCTAGcccatataaaaattactcaaactccgtttcaaatttttcaaaccaaAGCCCTAGTTATTCAAACCAAGCTCAGAATTACCCAAATCAAGGCCCTGTACAATCTAGATCAACGTCATTCCCATCACAAAACAACCAAGAGCGCGATTTATTAAAGCGCCAAGAAAAACGTTCACAGTTTGATAACCTCTATAAGAAATACAATCGTCGCAATGACGACGAGGATGATTTGCTACCAACTTCTCAATCCAGTAATAAAGATACGCGTAAACTAGAGCCCTTTAAATCTGGTCGTCAGATCAATATCCAGCAGCAGAAAGCGAATAAATCTAAGCCCCAGGGTAAAACTCTTGGAGGCAAGACATCTGTGAGCAAACCATTTGTCTCCCCTTTTAACAAACGCGATGAGGAAGAAAAAGTCGAGCGTTCAGACAGTCAGGAAGACATGGACTGCGACGATGAACGTCTTAAAAACATAGATCCCAAAATGATTGAACTTATACGCAATGAAATAATGGACTCTGGGGCTCTAGTGACTTGGAATGATGTTGCAGGCCTTGAGAAAGCTAAAAGTATCATTAAGGAAGCCATTGTCTTGCCTATGTTGCGTCCAGATATTTTTACAGGACTAAGACGTCCTCCGAAAGGAATTCTGCTATTCGGGCCACCTGGAACTGGCAAGACCCTAATTGGCAAATGTATCGCTTCTCAAAGTAAGTCGACGTTCTTCGCTATTTCCTCGAGTTCGCTTACGTCCAAGTGGGTCGGAGAGGGCGAGAAAATGGTACGGGCTCTATTTGCTGTGGCGCGGGTTTATCAACCGTCGGTTATTTTTATCGATGAAATCGATTCCCTGTTGAGCCAGCGGTCGGATACAGAGCACGAGAGTTCAAGAAGAATAAAGACTGAGTTCTTGATACATCTAGATGGCGCGACCACAGGTGACGATGATAAGATTTTGCTAATAGGAGCGACTAATAGACCGGGAGAACTTGATGAGGCTGCTAGAAGACGTTTTGTTAAACGATTGTATGTCCCGTTGCCAGAGTTTGAAGCAAGGAAGCAAATTGTTAATAACTTGTTGCGTAATGAGAGACATCATTTGTCGGAAGAGGATGTCGAGACAGTTGCCGAGAAGGCTGATCATTTTTCAGGAGCTGATATGACGACACTGTGTAAGGAAGCGAGCATGGGTCCGATTAGAAGTATTCCCTTTGATATGATGGAGAATATTAGAATGGAAGACGTGAGAGGGGTGACGATTGATGACTTTTTGGAGGCATTCAAACGCGTGAGACCTAGTGTTGCGCAGGATGATTTGGTCCATTATGTCAAATGGGATAAAACTTATGGCAGTGGCACTGCTgagtaa
- the LOC130664451 gene encoding mediator of RNA polymerase II transcription subunit 10-like, translating into MSDPVLKALEEHIEKFVENVRQINIMVSDFQPQGQTALNQKIQGLVSGLQEIDKLKSRVPDVTIPLEVFEYIDNGKNPKIYTKDAMDKAYNKNVQVKGQIDAYKKLKANLLVETSRLFPNETAKYRATRSDFK; encoded by the coding sequence atgTCCGATCCAGTACTAAAGGCTCTAGAAGAACATATAGAAAAATTTGTGGAAAATGTGcggcaaataaatattatggtCAGTGATTTTCAACCACAAGGTCAGACTGCGttgaaccaaaaaattcaGGGGTTAGTCAGCGGATTACAGGAAATAGATAAACTTAAGTCTCGAGTTCCTGATGTCACCATACCCCTTGAGGTATTTGAATATATCGACAATGggaaaaatccgaaaatttatACTAAGGACGCTATGGACAAGGCCTACAATAAAAATGTACAGGTTAAGGGACAGATTGATGCGTACAAGAAATTAAAAGCTAACTTACTTGTGGAGACAAGTCGTCTTTTTCCAAATGAAACGGCGAAATATCGAGCGACACGCAGCGATTTCAAGTGA
- the LOC130664458 gene encoding putative gustatory receptor 28b: protein MEPIYFINRETKKINNQENSVYYRCFMFIQHILFKITGISPWTMDTSVIFRNNKDFENNNFHCSFSYSGSCYNIILSAFIVFLTFYDISYNSSSQINSDKMLESITAKVEYSSLLFASLIPIIYIIRQKLLINVNNMFKIIDNKLNSCADYETENNYTNYFVFILNVIVTSGIITLRIMTFESLTVLFVRNSAYFISSWVTIQYVLLLNMIYKRFKGINSTLSKLGTNRSVISRSHESVIDDINKIKFAYLKLSDMCEDTETFYGLSILISIFILAVKSIFMLYQIILISLHVHAIDDNTYLFIIFLLRNVSLYMILTTNVTKIMKQNKDTSKIINLLRDRYSMDERIEKKLTKFSVNLLHLRVEFTACDIIPLDRTLLAIITGTTATYLIIVVQFYINDLN, encoded by the exons ATGGAGccgatatattttatcaatcgggaaacaaaaaaaattaataatcaagaAAATTCGGTCTACTATAGGTGTTTTATGTTCATCCaacacattttatttaaaataaccggAATATCGCCTTGGACTATGGACACTTCTGTAATATTCCGTAATAATAAAGATTTTGAGAACAATAATTTTCACTGTAGTTTTTCATATTCTGGGTCTTGttacaatattatattatctgCATTCATCGTTTTCTTGactttttatgatatttcatataattcATCATCGCAAATTAATTCTGACAAAATGTTAGAGTCGATAACAGCAAAAGTTGAGTATAGCTCATTACTATTCGCGAGTTTAATACCAATAATTTACATTATtcgtcaaaaattattaattaatgttaataatatgtttaaaattatcgataataaattaaacagtTGTGCGGATTATGAAACAGAAAATAATTAcacaaattattttgtatttattttaaatgttattGTAACGAGTGGCATAATAACATTACGAATAATGACATTTGAATCACTGACAGTGCTGTTTGTCAGAAATTCCGCTTACTTTATTAGCAGCTGGGTGACGATACAGTACGTATTGCTGCTAAATATGATATACAAACGATTCAAAGGTATCAATTCGACACTCTCGAAATTGGGTACCAATAGGAGCGTAATATCACGTTCACATGAATCAGTTATTGAcgatatcaataaaattaaatttgcttatttaaaattatctgaCATGTGCGAAGATACGGAAACTTTTTACGGACTGTCTATTttgatatcaatttttattttagctgtcaaaagtatatttatgttgtatcaaattattttaataagtcTTCATGTTCATGCAATTGACGACAATAcgtatttgtttattatatttttattacgcaATGTATCTCTATATATGATATTGACTACCAATGTCACGAAAATAATGAAGCAG aacAAAGATacgtcaaaaataataaacttgcTCAGAGATCGATATTCAATGGATGAAagaatcgaaaaaaaa TTGACGAAATTTTCGGTAAATCTCTTGCATCTGAGAGTCGAATTCACCGCCTGTGATATTATACCACTAGACAGAACTCTCTTAGCAATC ATCACTGGAACAACTGCGACGTATCTCATTATCGttgtacaattttatataaatgatcTCAATTAA